One Lepus europaeus isolate LE1 chromosome 7, mLepTim1.pri, whole genome shotgun sequence DNA segment encodes these proteins:
- the LOC133764544 gene encoding olfactory receptor 51E2, which translates to MSSCNFTHATFVLIGIPGLEEAHFWFGFPLLSMYVVAVLGNCVVVFIVRTERSLHAPMYLFLCMLAAIDLALSTSTMPKILALFWFDSREITFDACLAQMFFIHALSAIESTILLAMAFDRYVAICHPLRHAAVLNNTVTAQIGMVALVRGSLFFFPLPLLIKRLAFCHSNVLSHSYCVHQDVMKLASADTLPNVVYGLTAILLVMGVDVTFISLSYFLIIRTVLQLPSKSERAKAFGTCVSHIGVVLAFYVPLIGLSVVHRFGKSLDPIVHVLMGDVYLLLPPVINPIIYGAKTKQIRTRVMAMFKISCDKDLQSVGQR; encoded by the coding sequence ATGAGTTCCTGCAACTTCACTCATGCCACCTTTGTGCTTATCGGTATCCCAGGACTAGAGGAAGCCCATTTCTGGTTCGGCTTTCCGCTGCTTTCAATGTATGTGGTGGCAGTGCTTGGAAACTGCGTCGTGGTCTTCATCGTAAGGACAGAGCGCAGCCTGCATGCTCCCATGTACCTCTTTCTCTGCATGCTGGCAGCCATTGACCTGGCCTTGTCCACATCCACCATGCCCAAGATCCTCGCTCTCTTCTGGTTTGACTCACGGGAGATCACCTTTGATGCCTGCCTTGCCCAGATGTTCTTTATTCATGCCCTGTCAGCCATTGAATCCACCATCCTGCTGGCTATGGCCTTTGATCGATATGTGGCCATCTGCCACCCACTGCGTCATGCTGCAGTGCTCAACAATACAGTCACAGCTCAGATTGGCATGGTGGCCCTGGTCCGTGGATCCCTCTTCTTTTTCCCGCTGCCTCTGCTCATCAAACGGCTGGCCTTCTGCCACTCCAATGTGCTCTCACACTCCTATTGTGTGCACCAGGATGTGATGAAGTTGGCCTCTGCAGACACTTTGCCCAATGTGGTCTATGGTCTTACTGCCATTCTGCTGGTCATGGGTGTGGATGTCACATTCATCTCCTTGTCCTATTTTCTCATTATACGAACAGTTCTACAACTGCCTTCCAAGTCTGAGCGGGCCAAGGCCTTTGGGACCTGTGTGTCACACATCGGTGTGGTCCTGGCTTTCTATGTGCCACTCATTGGTCTCTCGGTTGTTCATCGCTTTGGAAAAAGCCTTGATCCCATTGTGCATGTTCTCATGGGGGATGTCTACTtactgctgcctcctgtgatcAATCCTATCATCTATGGTGCCAAGACCAAACAGATCAGAACACGAGTGATGGCTATGTTCAAGATCAGCTGTGACAAGGACCTTCAGTCTGTGGGACAGAGGTGA